From the Drechmeria coniospora strain ARSEF 6962 chromosome 02, whole genome shotgun sequence genome, the window AACGCAAGGAAAGACGCACAAGTTCGACGAGATTGGCGACTGTGTCATTCGGGAAATCGACGTGTCGCGCCTGACCATCAAGGCTCGGAAGAAGGGTGACGAAAAGGACCAGATACTCGCGCAGCTGACGGGGAACACTCTGGAGACGCTCAAGCAATGCCTGGTACGTCCGCCCTGTCTGGAGCATGTGGCACCGGGGAACTAACGACGGCCGCAGAATAACCCGACAACTCTCAAGTTGAAAAGCGACGATGGCAAGAACGGCTGGGTCAAGGTTAGCCTCAAATACGTGCCCATCAAGATGCAGCTCGACCCCAGCGAGAGCATCAACAACATGGGCAAGCTTCGCGTCGACGTCTTGGACGCCATGGAActgccctcggccgaccGAAATGGCAAGAGTGATCCGTACTGCAAGTTCGAGCTGAACGGTCAGGAAGTGTACAAGACCAAGGTGCAGAAGAAGACGCTGTCGCCGGCCTGGAACGAATTCTTCGAGGTCAGCGTCCCGTCCCGCACGGGCGCGAACTTTGTCGTCAACATCTACGACTACGACTTTGCCGACAAGCCCGACTTCTTGGGGGGCGCCTTGATCAACCTGGCGAACCTCGACCCGTTCAAGCCTTCGGAATCCCGATACGTCCTGGACGGCAAGTCAGGCAGCGTGCGGATTCGACTGCTTTTCCGACCAGACTACGTCACCAGAACCAGGCAGGGTACCTCCAACTTCACGGGCACGTTCTCGGCGCCCTCTCGGATCGTCACCGGTGTTGCCGGGGCGCCTATcaagggcggcgccgtcgtcgccggtgccgtcgggcACGGAGTCGGCCGCGGAGCATCCTTCCTGAAGCGTGGCGTCTTTGGCAAGAAGAAGGATGGGGACGAAACGAACGGCGCGCTGCCCGAGGTTGCCGAGATGGACCCGGCGGGCAGCGAAGTTGGACCTGGCGGCGCACCAGAGGCCGCGCCCACTCCCAGCATCGAGCTCAACTCTCCCGGTCACAGCCGACATAGGAGCATCGGTGCCTCGTCGATACACAGCGCCGCACCCGGCTCCGGCCCGACCGGGACCGCCTCGTTCACCGTCGTTTCCGCCGCGGGATATCCGCCAACGGCCGATCTctacgtcgtcgtctcccagATGTCCCCGAAGGAGAAGGCCATCGGCAAGACCAAGCACCACAAGTCCTCCACGGGAGAATGGACCTTTGACGACACCTTCACGGCAAAGTGTTCCTCGGACGCTCAGTTCAAGATTGAGGTGAAGGGTGATCACTTCATAGGCAAGAGtgacgacctcggcgagcatGTCTACTTTGTAGACGAATCGGGATCCGGCGCGGCGAAGGAACtcaccatcggcgccggcaccgtgACGCTGAAGAGCCACTTTCAGCCAGCCGAGCAGAGCACTCCCGACACACCAAAGTCCCATGTGCGACGGAGTTTCTTGGGCAATCGTGAAGGGCGCGGAAGTAGGGAGCCGACGCCAAATCCCTAGGCCGCCACGGCAGTCTTTGTAGGTGAAGGCTCGCACAATTTGCTCCGTCGTGGGACGAGGCGTGAGGGACTCCGAAGGATGGGATACGTTTCCAGGGCCAGTTCCCCTGTACTGCCGCCAGCCGTGCTCCACGATTCACCGCCACTGTCCTAAACGGCGCCCCTATGTCGCGTTTTGTTTTAACTTTCATTCCCTGCACTTCTTCTGTATCGTTCTTCCCTTGCTTTCGCTTCGCTGCATTCATTCTCTTGGCCGCCATGTCTCCTCTGGCGAAGAAGCAGACACAAGCTGCGGGGAACAGGGGACCTTGCTCGGGCTGTGCTGAAAGGTTATACCTTTTGTGAAGTATTCGATATCCAGCTGGTTAGGTACCTAAATAGGTATTAATGTTGCACAAGTATTGAAGGTCTCGTCTCGCAATGCAGCAAACTTGGAAAAGTCGGCCAGACTCTTGGTTGCTGACCGGGTGCGCATTCCTGAGCCCCGTTGCAAATGGTGACAATCGACGACATAGGACCCAGAGTGCCTGCCTATTCATTATTACGGGCCGAATAGCGGATGGGCGAGAGTACCAGTAGCGATATACTTGGTAtttgccgaggacgatgtgTTTCTTCCTGTTGCGGTGAATACTTGCTTTCAATCatattgtactccgtacgaaggtgtgcatgtactggaAGTAAGCAATAATTTACTTGATTTACATGACAGTCCTTGTAATGATAATACTCCGTCCAGTCCACCATTCGTTTGTTCCTGCATGAGCCGTCAGGCGACGAGGCACCAAACCAATGCAGGTTTGGACTAGCGCGTGGCACGTGAGCgagcacgtacagtacagcaagtaccttGGTACATGGGCAAGTAACGTATTTGGTGGCGCGTTAGATGAAAAGTACCTCGACAACTGAGGCGCACCATGCGTAGACATGGAACCCAAGGAAGATTATGTATGGGTACATCACCCTTAACACTTGTTTCTGCCGTCGGTGGTGACGCGCGATCCTGAAGCTGCCTGCCCATCCGTCTTACTTGGCAACGTCAAACCTCCCAACAAGGCGGCATCGGGCCATCCTTCACCATCGGTTGTACGCCTTCATCAATCGCTCGCTAAACAACATCTCCTGACTTCACGTCTTCGTTTTCTTGACCGTATTCTGCAGTCCAACGATCACCGGGAACTACTAACGAGCCCAGCCAGCTTCGGCAAGCTCCCGAAAGCTCCAGGTGCAGAGCTCTCCACGCTCTCGCTCACCTCAACACACGTCAAGACACTGACTACCTGCCGTCTTTTTCTGTCATTTATCCGCCCACGATGGATACTCTTGTGGCAAGATATGGCCGTCCCGCCTACGAGCAAAACGAGCCCTTTGAGGACGAAACGCAGGAGCTGATGAACCCAATGTCGAGCCTCTTGGGCAAGTTTGCCATGCCCCCTGTTGCCCAGGTGAGTACTCTGCCATGCTGCGATGTGCATTTCTAGTGCAGGAAAGCATGGATTTTGTCGGTAAAACTGGCATGTTTGGATGGATCAATGCAAATTCGGAGGCTGACCTGGGTTTCCTTCCGAAACAGCCCTCGTCCTGGCTCCGCGCCGCGACGGACGATCGATCAAATGCCGATTGCCCCATCAAGATTGCACACGGTACTACGACGCTTGCTTTTCGCTTCCAGGGCGGTATTATCGTGGCGACGGACTCGcgagcctcggccggcaacTGGATCTCGTCCCAGACGGTCAAGAAGGTGATTGAGATCAACAGCGTGCTGCTGGGCACCATGGCCGGTGGCGCGGCCGATTGCCAGTACTGGCTCGCCTGGCTGGGCATGCAGTGCCGACTCCATGAGCTGCGTCACAAGCGCCGCAtcagcgtcgccgccgcgagcaaGATTCTCGCCAACCTCGTTTATTCCTACAAGGGCATGGGCCTGAGCATGGGTACCATGTGCGCCGGCGTCACCAAGGAGGAGGGCCCGGCTCTCTATTACGTCGACAGCGATGGCACCCGGCTCGCCGGTAACCTCTTctgcgtcggcagcggccaAACGTTTGCGTACGGTGTGCTGGAtgccgagtacaagtatgacctcaaggtcgacgaggcgctgGAGCTCGGAAGAAGAAGCATCCTGGCGGCCACGCACCGCGATGCCTTCTCTGGTGGTTACATCAACCTCTACCACATCAAGGAGGACGGTTGGGTGAAGCACGGGTTCAACGATACGAACCCCATCTTCTGGAAGACGAAGCTTGAGAAGGGCGAGTTTTCCAACGTGTCGAGCGAATTGGAATAGATGCAGCCGACCTGGCTAGCATGCTCGCTCGACCTGGCGGATGGAGGATTGTACGCTGGTCAAATACAACCAGAGATGCATCCCAGACACAGGCACACTTGTACAACAATGCAAACAAGACACTGGCCCTCCTGCGCTCAGGTTGTAGCACCTCGTGCTGCTTGTCTGATACAAGTAGACGTTGTTCATGATTCGGTTGGGATTACCTGCACGTAGAAAgcactgctccgtacgcctgCCTGGCGCTCTCATCCGGTAATGCGCACGTGCATTACTTGTCATGCACACGGCCGCGTGTCAACCGGGTATCATATCACGGTAGTCAGGGAAATGAAGCTTTTTGCTTCAGCCACCCATCCACGCCCAGTATCCCCTCGCCCACTGCCGGATCCATGGACCACTTGCCGATGGGCCGCACCGACAGGTCGCTCGCCCAGCCGGCATCGTACATCTCGACGGCGGTCCAGGCAACCATGGCGGCGTTGTCGGTGCACAGTGTGACGGGCGGCGCGAGGATGGGCAAGTCAGGGAAGCCGCGTGCGACCAGGGTGCTGCGCAGGACGTGCATAAGAAAGCGGTTTGAGGCGACGCCTcccgcgacgacgagtgcGTGCGCTGCCGCAGGCACGGAGGAGCCGGGCTGGGCGACGTCGGTCAAGGCAAGCACGAGGCGCGAGACGAGGTGCTGAAAGGCAGCGCGGAGAGTgtggcgggcgagggcgcggcGCTCGGCGAGATCCATAGACGGGTTGGCAGCGGCGATGCGGTGGACGTTGGTGTAGATGCTGCTAAAAGAGAAGACCAGCTTTCGCGAGTTGCGAAAGGGCAACGGCACCGTCCAGGAATACCCAGAGGGCACGTCAACCATCTCGTCGTGGCGCGAGGTGGCGGGGCGGAAGAAGTCGGCATGCTGGGCGCCcacgtcgccgaggtcgggCGGGAAGGCAAATtcctcgaggacgcggccgtACATGACGTCGGGGCTGGCTTCGAGGACGTCGGCAGGAAGGATGACACGGGCAGTCTGGTCGAGCAGGTTGCCAATGGCGATGTCGGCCGTGTTGGCGAGGATGCGGTGGTGGACGAGCGAGGTCGAGTGCACGAGCTGCGTATGGCCACCCGAaacgaggagggagaggaaggggaaTTCGGGACAGCTGGTCAAGGTTTCGGCTCCGGCTCCCGTGTCGACTTCAACGTCGGATTCGGCAGCAGCTTCGCCTTCCGTTCGCACTCGCGCCGTCTCCTCTCCCAGGGCATGGACGAGGCGCGGCGTCAGGGCGTGGGCCTGCATGTGATGGACGGCAAGGAGGGGCACGTCCCAGGCGACGGCCAGACCCTTGGCCATGTTGAgtccgacggcgaggttCGCCATGATGCCGGGGCCTCGGGTGACGGAAACGAAGTCAGGCATCTTCCTGTTCGTCCTgcactcgccgtcgcccacggCAAGCACTCTGCCGCCTTcattgccgccgtcgcaagCACGGGCGTCGGGGAGGAAGGCGAGGGCTCTGCGAACCAGTGGTGCGAGCGAGGCATTGTGACCCTGGACGGCGATGGCCGGGTTGACGCCCTTGAACGGCCGGTTGTCCGAGGAGATGCGCTCATTGAAGAGCAGCGAGGCCCGACCGGTGCGTCGGCAGCGAGAGAGTACGGCGACGGCTGTGTCGTCGCATGAAGTTTCAATTGCGAGCGTAACAAGAGATGGAcctgttgccgccgtcgtgcttCTATGAGTCCGCAGGCGGGGGCCATGAATAAGACGACGACGTATGTGGTGACATGCTGGGCGCAGCATCAAGACTCCAGGAGTGCGGGACGAAGTCGTAGAACAGGAAAGATGTCGTCGCGGGCCGAGAGAGAGATGTTCGACCCGTGAAGTGAAGTGAAGTGAAAATTGTGGTTACGGTGGCAGTAGTTGAGGGGTGTACTGACGATGCCTTAGGCGTCCGTCCCGTCGTCCGGCTTCGACAAGCTGCCCCTCAGTGCTCCGACCTCGCTCACCCACTGCTGCATTCGTGAATACTGAATGAACATTGCAATAAAATACAACACAACACAATGCAATACAATACATGACTTTACATACATGAGCAAGGCCTGTATCCCTGAACTGGCCATTGATGTACGTACAAAAATGGGCTGTAATTATTCCATTCGCTGTGTGCTTGATCTCAGTGCGTGAGGAGGTGAACACAAGTCTAATATGGGGTTCCCATTTCCAATCACCACGGGAAACCCGCCTACAAGTTGGTCCAGGATACGTATCCAGATCCTGCCCTCGTATTGAGGCTCCATATGTTTGTTCCTCCTTTAGCACGTGAACGATGCACGCCGTGATTCATATCATGACGAGGGAGATGTCCCAGGTGAGCAGGCGGAGAAGGACGGCTCAGTGAGCGGCGTGTAGCGGTTTGCATGTTGAATCACGACGTCGTGCACCTCGGCCCCATCATCTCTCATGAAGAGCTGCCATATTGGTCACCGTCGAGATCCCTCAGCTTTGGTCATGTCATGGGTCACcagtggtgatggtggtgatggtggtgatgtggatgccgccgccgtcgcagcgAGAGGGACCGTTAGATTCCGCGCCCGCCGCGGCTCACCCAGTTCACCCACTCGCATCTGCATCCACCCGAGCCGCCATCGAAGCCTCCTTGCTCGGCATTTCCTGCTCCACGAGGATTG encodes:
- a CDS encoding proteasome component PRE2 precursor; this encodes MDTLVARYGRPAYEQNEPFEDETQELMNPMSSLLGKFAMPPVAQESMDFVGKTGMFGWINANSEADLGFLPKQPSSWLRAATDDRSNADCPIKIAHGTTTLAFRFQGGIIVATDSRASAGNWISSQTVKKVIEINSVLLGTMAGGAADCQYWLAWLGMQCRLHELRHKRRISVAAASKILANLVYSYKGMGLSMGTMCAGVTKEEGPALYYVDSDGTRLAGNLFCVGSGQTFAYGVLDAEYKYDLKVDEALELGRRSILAATHRDAFSGGYINLYHIKEDGWVKHGFNDTNPIFWKTKLEKGEFSNVSSELE